Proteins found in one Lepeophtheirus salmonis chromosome 9, UVic_Lsal_1.4, whole genome shotgun sequence genomic segment:
- the LOC121123963 gene encoding uncharacterized protein, producing METEDEIRIKKLIPSLDIGDKERLNFLYCPFRPRELNPVGYDEKLRFWCGAVEGICALQNSSIFSLESLKDDLRIYDKSPHGLQEVVSELRRTNKIVPLWNDGSWSSWAMDLAHSRIFNIKGHDSFLHVATLNKFMDDIKKYVKDNTELSINGWSYTRLKPPLSHREDLEPCLKRLVSSGNIMIIKMENSEEFIRCFSNNKLIQPEESEEKAIINLLLASEKIKVRLKELEEKEQSALVKTKEFLQKGQRDRAKNQLLKTKKIRKNLIENDNVLDKVENLLECFNASNSHKEVIKSLKTGNDVIKNHLLNVDDVEEIMDQVQETLQISSELSESIASSENVDESLLAELEELEKEDAESKDSDLADAMSMLKIPDNPLKLSNNNQSKKTAQLV from the exons ATGGAAACGGAGGATGAGATCcgtattaaaaagttaatccCGAGTTTGGATATTGGAGATAAGGAGCGCCTTAACTTCTTGTACTGCCCATTCCGTCCACGAGAACTAAACCCCGTGGGTTATGATGAAAAGCTACGCTTTTGGTGTGGTGCAGTTGAGGGTATTTGTGCTCtacaaaattcttcaattttctcACTTGAAAGCCTTAAAGACGATCTTCGAATTTATGATAAATCTCCTCATGGACTACAAGAAGTTGTGTCTGAGTTGCGACgtacaaataaaattgtaccTCTATGGAATGATGGGTCTTGGTCCTCATGGGCAATGGATTTAGCTCACAGTCGTATCTTCAATATCAAAGGCCACGATTCATTCCTACATGTTGCCACATTGAATAAGTTCATGGATgacatcaaaaaatatgttaaag ataatacgGAGTTGTCAATAAATGGGTGGAGCTATACCCGTTTAAAACCACCACTCTCTCATCGAGAAGATTTGGAACCATGCTTGAAAAGACTTGTATCTTCGGGAAACATAATGATAATTAAGATGGAGAACAGTGAAGAATTCATACGGTgcttttctaataataaattaatacaaccCGAGGAGTCGGAAGAAAAAGCTATAATTAACTTGCTACTTGCATCTGAAAAGATAAAAGTGAGATTGAAGGAATTGGAAGAAAAAGAACAATCTGCCCTGgttaaaacaaaagaatttttgcaaaaaggaCAAAGAGATCGGGCtaagaatcaattattaaagactaagaaaataagaaaaaatctcATCGAGAACGACAATGTTCTTGACAAAGTTGAAAATCTTCTTGAATGCTTTAATGCTTCTAATAGTCACAAAGAGGTTATTAAATCCTTAAAAACAGGGAATGATGTTATTAAAAACCATCTTTTGAATGTGGATGACGTTGAGGAAATAATGGACCAAGTTCAAGAAACATTACAAATATCTAGTGAATTATCAGAATCTATAGCTTCCAGCGAAAATGTAGATGAATCCTTGTTGGCAGAGTTAGAAGAACTAGAGAAGGAAGATGCCGAGTCCAAAGACTCCGATCTCGCTGATGCaatgagcatgttaaaaatCCCAGATAATCCACTAAAGTTATCTAATAACAATCAGTCTAAAAAGACTGCCCAGTTAGTATAA
- the PGAP1 gene encoding GPI inositol-deacylase — MLLGHRVLDWTLSTAGLLVMFLGVYDVIQNREENKCEMTYMYHMPEYEPVLKSINDKYGLYLYSEYSKREMDSKVPVLFIPGNAGSYKQVRSLASVALRMAIDKKFSFEFDFYSIDFHEEFSALYGGFLDQQVDFTYECLDFITKKYPQNTGIIIIGHSVGGLIGRTVLSHTKYPFLNSRVKLLLTLATPHTPIFIPDQELDIFYRRLPYIDPKVSYINIGGGVRDIQVRSGLASFEFADVDVILSSSPGIWVSADHRCIVWCKQLIIAINRALFEVVHQGIIKDRESITSSFKYHLEKRNYFFKSSKLAEEQTTRSLSYHVSSCKTSWISDERFHFSTLYKINQTFIFLMNTVEGSKKTLHVESSHLRGNWIFGCRGKDNENICLAPVNLFELVNVLPGKRRSAVHLPLNTNQFSHYAIVIKKGSESPKINVDVYESSHRVLSVESTNIKDYLGLPFILKAKTDPAASFYNITFPDLTSPWKAYEIVVYPQGHCETNKDILGSMHFVNSESKEVTHSQIFNNRSSLYARLLSMPNTNTLNYMLLSLNKDCSYTIEARLSWLQSFGQIVRYYTPHIVSLFISVILFTMGAQYRDYAEQTCFPSPWSVTILSPINISVYLKIIASAAPFILDFYSISLKSHALDNSNLYVFLLYIAMGCALLFSGIAWLLIIVGGNALSKSLSAWTVIPEFVADYALEYVWRLSPLIFPVLGAIAFTTCGSFVITLGLLLHVLKLFKMYEIYLQDISKEENHPRLLSEFTEKTTSMNFKFSVTILWFLSFLLNFPVLLSWIRNDFHSLSYDPSFYSALIFSCSSMYSLSNSSLKPTLKYYNFISYCLNISGFLSLLFFTLKVYRINYILNLAISLVVLHQLFGPTIC, encoded by the exons ATGCTTCTGGGACATCGAGTCCTCGATTGGACTCTTTCCACGGCGGGACTCCTTGTCATGTTTCTTGGAGTGTATGATGTGATCCAGAAtcgagaagaaaataaatgtgaaaTGACGTATATGTATCACATGCCCGAGTATGAGCCTGTTCTTAAGAGTATTAATg ATAAATATGGGCTCTACCTTTATAGCGAATATTCCAAGCGAGAAATGGATAGCAAAGTACCTGTATTGTTCATTCCTGGAAATGCGGGCTCCTATAAACAAGTTCGTTCCCTTGCCTCAGTTGCTTTGCGAATGGCCATCGACAAAAAGTTTAGCTTTGAATTCGACTTTTACTCCATTGATTTTCATGAAGAGTTCTCTGCTTTATATGGAGGATTTCTGGATCAGCAAGTTGATTTTACCTACGAGTGTCTAgactttattacaaaaaaatatccccaAAACACGGGGATCATTATTATTGGACACTCTGTTGGAGGACTCATTGGAAGGACTGTGCTCTCTCACACAAAATACCCTTTTCTTAATAGTCGAGTCAAATTACTACTCACACTTGCTACTCCTCATACCCCCATTTTTATACCTGATCAAGAGCTGGATATATTTTACCGAAGGCTTCCTTATATTGATCCAAAAGtgagttatattaatattggtgGAGGGGTTCGTGATATTCAAGTTCGATCCGGCTTAGCCTCTTTTGAATTTGCGGATGTAGATGTTATTCTGAGTTCGTCTCCTGGTATATGGGTGTCGGCAGATCATCGTTGCATTGTTTGGTGCAAACAATTGATCATAGCCATTAATAGAGCACTTTTTGAAGTTGTTCATCAAGGAATAATTAAAGATAGGGAGTCCATTACTTCATCGTTTAAGTATCATTtggaaaaaaggaattattttttcaagagctCAAAACTTGCTGAGGAACAAACAACCCGCTCCCTATCCTACCATGTTTCCTCTTGTAAAACTTCATGGATATCCGATGAGAGATTCcatttttctactttatataaaataaatcaaacatttaTATTCCTCATGAATACAGTGGAAGGCTCTAAGAAGACACTGCATGTAGAATCTTCCCATTTACGAGGGAATTGGATTTTTGGATGTAGGGGCAAGGATAATGAAAACATTTGCTTAGCACCAGTGAATCTATTTGAACTTGTAAATGTTCTTCCTGGAAAGAGAAGAAGTGCAGTGCATTTACCCTTAAATACGAATCAATTCAGTCATTATGCTATCGTAATAAAGAAAGGCTCTGAAAGTCCAAAAATCAATGTTGATGTATACGAATCGTCTCATCGCGTCTTATCAGTAGAGAGCacaaatataaaagattatcTAGGGCTTCCTTTTATTCTTAAGGCAAAGACGGATCCAGCtgcttcattttataatattacttttccaGATTTGACTTCTCCTTGGAAGGCATACGAAATTGTCGTTTACCCTCAAGGTCATTGTGAAACAAATAAAGACATTTTGGGTTCAATGCATTTTGTTAACTCTGAGTCAAAAGAAGTGACCCActcacaaatttttaataacagaTCTTCTTTATACGCAAGATTACTCTCCATGCCTAACACAAATACTCTCAATTATATGCTACTATCATTAAACAAAGATTGTAGTTACACGATAGAAGCAAGACTATCCTGGTTACAGTCTTTTGGACAAATTGTACGCTATTATACTCCTCAcattgtttctttatttatttctgtgatTTTGTTCACAATGGGTGCACAGTATCGGGACTATGCAGAACAAACTTGTTTTCCTTCGCCCTGGAGTGTCACCATTTTAAGCCCCATTAACATATCcgtttatttgaaaattattgctTCCGCGGCCCCATTTATTCTAGATTTCTATTCAATTTCCTTGAAGAGTCATGCACTAGACAATTCAAATCTGTAcgtatttttactttatattgcAATGGGCTGTGCACTTTTGTTTAGTGGAATAGCATGGTTACTCATTATTGTTGGAGGAAATGCGTTGAGTAAATCTCTATCAGCATGGACAGTCATACCTGAATTCGTAGCTGATTATGCTCTAGAATACGTGTGGCGATTATCGCCTCTAATATTTCCTGTTCTTGGAGCGATTGCTTTTACTACTTGTGGATCCTTTGTCATTACTTTGGGCTTACTTCTTCATGTACTAAAGTTGTTTAAGATGTATGAAATTTATCTGCAGGATatttcaaaggaagaaaatcaTCCTCGGCTTCTGAGTGAATTTACTGAAAAAACAACATctatgaatttcaaattttcagttACAATCCTTTGGTTTCTATCATTTCTTTTGAACTTTCCAGTTTTGCTGTCATGGATAAGAAATGATTTCCACTCTTTATCCTACGATCCATCTTTTTATTCAGCATTAATATTCTCATGTTCAAGCATGTACTCTCTATCGAATTCTAGTCTGAAGCCTACCCTAAAGTACTATAACTTCATATCATATTGTTTAAACATATCTGGATTTCTAAGCCTTTTGTTTTTCACACTCAAAGTGtatagaattaattatattttgaatttagcTATAAGTCTAGTTGTTTTACATCAATTATTCGGACCAACAATATGTtaa
- the LOC139906268 gene encoding uncharacterized protein yields MYHGKRKTHFNRELVICSICQKEIQKDNFNDHKVKLHKNDPSCKYQVKIDHKKQKTLNFAVKKTSSATSSSSVTASSCPDDPAPVETLLPEPRSEKSVSAEEKVTADTENNGDSSNYHSGRISHGIRLPNLDIGPIFSPEQLSVVNNNNIPSAEDSETSDNVQGGEKSKTEEIEFVDGGPEYPVVFTSQLGHPILTGREPKGKDIQTRVETERETVPKVERDPHLQPKLQTYSPQIDDKYSRVTKEVSNLQVGKDNK; encoded by the coding sequence atgtatcacgggaagcggaaaacgcattttaacagagagttggtgatttgttctatctgtcagaaggaaatacagaaggacaactttaatgatcacaaagttaaactccataagaatgaccccagctgcaagtatcaagtgaaaattgatcataagaagcagaaaacattgaactttgctgttaagaaaacttcctctgctacatcctcatcctcagtcactgcctcctcctgtcccgatgaccctgctccagttgagaccttactgcctgaaccaagatctgaaaagtccgtttctgctgaagagaaagttactgcagacacagaaaataatggcgactcatcaaattaccacagcggacggatttctcatggaataagacttcctaatctcgatatcggaccaatcttctctcccgagcagctctctgtagttaacaacaacaatattccctctgcagaggactctgagactagcgacaatgtccagggaggtgagaagagcaagactgaggagattgagtttgtggacggaggcccagagtaccctgtcgtcttcacgagccagctgggtcacccgatacttaccgggcgggagccaaaggggaaggacatccagaccagagtggagactgagcgggaaactgtgcctaaagtcgagagagatcctcatctacagcccaagttacaaacatacagtcctcagatagatgacaaatactccagggtcaccaaagaggtcagcaatctacaagtcggtaaagataacaagtaa